A single window of Loxodonta africana isolate mLoxAfr1 chromosome 10, mLoxAfr1.hap2, whole genome shotgun sequence DNA harbors:
- the ERG28 gene encoding ergosterol biosynthetic protein 28 homolog isoform X1, whose protein sequence is MEKTQSWSRAEGGGGDKWPRWTPGWSCLGGAFLLLLLLLLLLRWESGRQKALSELKRVMSRFLNVLRSWLVMVAIIAMGNTLQSFRDHTFLYEKLYTGKPDLVNGLQARTFGIWTLLSSVIRCLCAIDIHNKTLYHITLWTFLLALGHFLSELFVYGTAAPTIGVLAPLMVASFSILGMLVGLRYLEVEPVSRQKKRN, encoded by the exons ATGGAAAAGACCCAATCCTGGAGCCGGGCTGAGGGTGGGGGCGGGGACAAATGGCCCAGGTGGACTCCGGGCTGGAGCTGTCTTGGAGGAGCTTTtttgctgctgctactgctgctgttgttgctgcgCTGGGAGTCCGGTCGTCAG AAAGCCCTCTCAGAGTTGAAGAGAGTCATGAGCCGTTTCCTGAATGTGTTACGAAGCTGGCTGGTTATGGTGGCCATCATAGCCATGGGGAACACACTGCAGAGCTTCCGAGACCACACCTTTCTCTATGAAAAGCTCTACACTGGCAAGCCAGACCTCG TGAATGGCCTCCAAGCCCGGACCTTTGGGATCTGGACACTGCTGTCATCAGTGATCCGCTGCCTCTGTGCCATCGACATCCACAACAAGAC GCTCTACCACATCACactctggaccttccttcttgCCCTGGGGCATTTCCTCTCTGAGTTGTTTGTATACGGAACAGCTGCTCCCACGATCGGTGTCCTGGCTCCCCTGATGGTGGCAA GTTTCTCTATCTTGGGGATGCTGGTTGGCCTCCGGTACCTGGAAGTAGAACCAGTATcaagacagaagaagagaaatTGA
- the ERG28 gene encoding ergosterol biosynthetic protein 28 homolog isoform X3, with product MSRFLNVLRSWLVMVAIIAMGNTLQSFRDHTFLYEKLYTGKPDLVNGLQARTFGIWTLLSSVIRCLCAIDIHNKTLYHITLWTFLLALGHFLSELFVYGTAAPTIGVLAPLMVASFSILGMLVGLRYLEVEPVSRQKKRN from the exons ATGAGCCGTTTCCTGAATGTGTTACGAAGCTGGCTGGTTATGGTGGCCATCATAGCCATGGGGAACACACTGCAGAGCTTCCGAGACCACACCTTTCTCTATGAAAAGCTCTACACTGGCAAGCCAGACCTCG TGAATGGCCTCCAAGCCCGGACCTTTGGGATCTGGACACTGCTGTCATCAGTGATCCGCTGCCTCTGTGCCATCGACATCCACAACAAGAC GCTCTACCACATCACactctggaccttccttcttgCCCTGGGGCATTTCCTCTCTGAGTTGTTTGTATACGGAACAGCTGCTCCCACGATCGGTGTCCTGGCTCCCCTGATGGTGGCAA GTTTCTCTATCTTGGGGATGCTGGTTGGCCTCCGGTACCTGGAAGTAGAACCAGTATcaagacagaagaagagaaatTGA
- the ERG28 gene encoding ergosterol biosynthetic protein 28 homolog isoform X2, with protein MEKTQSWSRAEGGGGDKWPRWTPGWSCLGGAFLLLLLLLLLLRWESGRQKALSELKRVMSRFLNVLRSWLVMVAIIAMGNTLQSFRDHTFLYEKLYTGKPDLVNGLQARTFGIWTLLSSVIRCLCAIDIHNKTYALPHHTLDLPSCPGAFPL; from the exons ATGGAAAAGACCCAATCCTGGAGCCGGGCTGAGGGTGGGGGCGGGGACAAATGGCCCAGGTGGACTCCGGGCTGGAGCTGTCTTGGAGGAGCTTTtttgctgctgctactgctgctgttgttgctgcgCTGGGAGTCCGGTCGTCAG AAAGCCCTCTCAGAGTTGAAGAGAGTCATGAGCCGTTTCCTGAATGTGTTACGAAGCTGGCTGGTTATGGTGGCCATCATAGCCATGGGGAACACACTGCAGAGCTTCCGAGACCACACCTTTCTCTATGAAAAGCTCTACACTGGCAAGCCAGACCTCG TGAATGGCCTCCAAGCCCGGACCTTTGGGATCTGGACACTGCTGTCATCAGTGATCCGCTGCCTCTGTGCCATCGACATCCACAACAAGACGTAT GCTCTACCACATCACactctggaccttccttcttgCCCTGGGGCATTTCCTCTCTGA